The Thermobifida halotolerans sequence CGCGACTTCTGGCGCGGCCAGCCCGCCACCCTGGGAGAGTTCGCCTCACGCATCACCGGCTCCTCCGACCTGTACCAGGCCGACGGGCGCCGCCCGGTGGCCTCCATCAACTTCGTCACCTGCCACGACGGCTTCACCCTCGCCGACCTGGTCTCCTACGACGCAAAGCACAACGAGGCCAACGGCGAGCACAACCGCGACGGCACCGACGACAACCGGTCGTGGAACCACGGCGTGGAGGGCCCCACCGACGACCCGGCGGTCAACGGACTGCGCCGCCGCCAGATGCGCAACATGATCACCACGCTGATGCTCAGCCAGGGCGTGCCGATGCTGTCGCACGGCGACGAGGTGGGCCGCACCCAGGGCGGCAACAACAACGCCTACTGCCAGGACAACGAGATCGCCTGGATGGACTGGACACTGGCCGAGACCAACGCCGACCTGGTCGAGTTCACCGCCGCCGTCACCGCGCTGCGCCGCGAGCACCCCATCTTCCGCCGCACCCGGTTCTTCGCCGGAAGCCCCATCCGCTCCGGCGACGAACTGCGTGACATCGCCTGGTTCACCGCCGAGGGGCGGGAGATGACCCAGGCCGACTGGGGAGCGCGGTTCGGGCGCTGCGTGGTGGTGTTCCTCAACGGCGACGGCATCACCGACCTGGACGCCCGCGGGCAGCGCATCACCGACGACTCGTTCCTGGTGTGCTTCAACGCCCACGGCCGCGCCGTGGAGGTGACCGTTCCGGGCCGGGCCTACGGCGCGGAGTGGACGGTGGTGGTCGACACCGCCACCGGGGAGGTCCTCCCGGAGCCGGAGCCGCCGACCACCGGAACCGCCGACGGCGCACGGACGCGCGTCGTCAAGGCCGACGACCACGTCGTGCTGCCCGCGCGGTCGCTGCTGCTGTTGCGGCGCACCCGCGGCTGAACGCGATTGACCGGGGGAGCGGATGGGCACAAGGAGCGCGATGAGCGCACACATCCGCCCCGCGGCCACCTACCGGCTGCAACTGCGACCCGGTTTCACCTTCGACGACGCCGCCGACGTGACCGACTACCTGGCCCGGCTCGGCGTGGACGCGGTCTACGCCTCCCCGATGCTGGCCGCCGCACCGGGCTCCACCCACGGCTACGACGTGGTGGACCCCACGCGCGCCTCCCCCGCCCTGGGCGGGGAGCGGGGACGCACCGCGCTGGCGGAGCGGCTGCGGGAGCAGCACCTGCGGCTGGTCCTCGACATCGTGCCCAACCACATGTCCGTCGCCGATCCGGCCGCCAACCCGTGGTGGTGGGACGTGCTGCGCCACGGCCGCGACTCCCGCTACGCCCGCTGCTTCGACATCGACTGGTCGTCGGGGCCGATCCTGGTGCCGGTGCTGGCCGACGACGGCGACGACGGCGCGGCGGCGCTCGGCGAACTCACCGTCGCCGACGGCTGCCTCACCTACTACGAGCACCGCTTCCCGCTGGCCGAGGGCACCTACGGGGCGGGCGACAACCCGCTGGAGGTGATGGAGCGCCAGCACTACCGGCTGGTGGCCTGGCGCAGGCAGGACGCCGAACTCAACTACCGCCGGTTCTTCGACGTGGCGACGCTGGCCGCGGTACGCGTGGAGGACCCCGCGGTGCTGGAGGCCACCCACGGCGAGGTGCTGCGCTGGGTCGCCAACGGCGACGTGCACGGCCTGCGGGTGGACCACCCCGACGGGCTCAGCGACCCGGGTGGGTACCTGCGTCGGCTGCGCGACCGCTGCGACGGCTGGATCGTGGTGGAGAAGATCCTCGCGCCAGGCGAGGACCTGCCCGCCTCCTGGCCGGTGGACGGCACCACCGGCTACGACGCGCTGCGGGAGGTCTGCGGGGTGTTCGTCGACCCAGCGGGGGAGGAACCCCTCACCGCGTTCGCCGCCGCGGCGGGCGTGCCCACCGACTTCGAACGGGTGGAGACCGAGTGCCGCCGATCGGTGGCCACGACCACGCTGGCCGCGGAGGTGCGGCGCATCACCGCCCTGCTGCGCGGGGTCGACGTGGGGCGGGCGCGCGAGGCCGTGGCCGAGCTGCTGACGGCCTTCGACGTCTACCGCAGCTACCTGCCCGAGGGCGAGGACGTCTGGGTGCGCGCGGTCGACCGCGCCGCGCAGCGCCGCCCCGACCTGGCCGAGGTGTTGGAGCACATCGACGCCGAGGCGCGCGCCGACGTGCGGGGCGAACTCGCCCGACGCATCCAGCAGACCAGCGGCATGGTGGTGGCCAAGGGCACCGAGGACACCGCCCTGTACCGCTTCACCCGGTTCGTCGCGCTCAACGAGGTGGGGGGCGCACCCGAGCGCTTCGGGGTGCCGGTCGCCGACTTCCACGCCGCCGCGGAGCACCGCGAGGCCGTCTGGCCGCACACCATGACCGCCCTGTCCACCCACGACACCAAGCGCTCCGAGGACGTGCGGGCCCGCCTGGCGGTGCTGTCGGAGATCCCCGACGAGTTCACCGCGGCCGTGCGCGACTGGACGGCGCGCGCCGGGCTGGGCGAGCCGACACTGAACCTGCTGGCCTGGCAGACCCTCGTGGGCGCGTGGCCCATCGGTGCCGACCGGCTGCGCGGCTACCTGCTGAAGGCGGCCCGGGAGGCGAAGCTGCGCACCTCCTGGGTGGCTCCCGACGCCGGCTTCGAGCGGGAGATCGACGACTGGGCCGAACGGGTGCTCACCGAGCCCGACCTGGCGGGCGGGATCGCCGCGTTCGTCGACCGCGTCCGAGGTCCCGGCTGGTCCAACGCGCTGGGGCAGAAGCTGGTGCACCTGCTGTCGCCGGGGGTGCCCGACGTCTACCAGGGCACGGAGTTGTGGGACCGGTCGCTGGTCGACCCCGACAACCGCCGCCCCGTCGACTACGGTGAGCGCCGTCGTCTGCTGGAGCGGCTGGAGAGCGGGTGGCACCCGCCCGTGGACGACACCGGCGCGGTCAAGCTGCATGTGGTGCGCCAGGCGCTGTTGGCGCGCCGACGGCGTGACCTGGCGGGCTACCGGCCGCTGCGGGCGGTCGGTCCGGCCGCCGACCACTGCCTGGCGTTCGCCCGGGGGAGCGCCCGCGACGTGGTGGCCGTGGCGACCCGGCTGCCGGTGGGGCTGCGGCGCGCCGGGGGGTGGCGGGAGACGGCGCTGCCCCTGCCGTGGGGGCGCGGCGACTGGGTGGACGTGCTCACCGACCGTCCCGTGCCGCCCAGCGGCGGCGGGGGCCTCACCGTCGCCGGACTCGCCTCGCTGCTCGACCGCTATCCGGTGGCGCTGCTGGTGCGCCGGGACTGAGTCCCGCCCCGCTGATCCTGCTCCCAGGGACACACCGAGTCGCCCCGCGGGACTCCGGGAACCGGACCAGCGCCCGTTTCCCCACGTACCGGCGGGGCCCGCGGCGCGAGTAGCCTGGGCGGTCATGAGCGACAGGGAGCGGCTGCGCATGCCCGGGGCCGTGGTGGAGGCACTGGTCTGCCCGCACTGCGGTGGCGGGCTGCGTCCGGTGGGCGGTGCGTTGGGGTGCGCGCTCGGGCACTCCTTCGACGCGGCCCGGCAGGGGTACGTCAACCTGACCGTCGGGCGTCCGCCGACCGCCGGGGACGACCGGGAGATGGTGCGCGCCCGCGGCGAGTTCTTCGGGGCCGGGCACTACGCCCCGCTGACCGCGCGGCTGGTCGAGACCGCTCGGGCGTCGTGGACCGGCGGACTGGTGGTCGACGCCGGTGCGGGCACCGGCCACCACCTGGCCGCGGTGCTGGACGCGCTGCCCGGGGCGTACGGCCTGGCCGTGGACGTGTCCCGGTACGCGCTGCGGCGCGCCGCCCGCGCCCATCCGCGCGCGGGCGCGGTGGGGTGCGACGTCTGGCGTGGCCTGCCCCTGGGCACGGGCACGGTCGGGCTGCTGCTGAACGTGTTCGCGCCCCGCAACGGCCCGGAGTTCGCCCGGGTGCTGCGCCCCGGCGGCGCACTGCTCGTGGTGACCCCGGCGCCGAGCCACCTGGCGGAACTGCGCCGGGACCTGGGGCTGATCGCGGTGGACCCCCGTAAGGAGGAGCGGCTGGCCGCGAAACTGCAGACCCGCTTCACGCTGGAGCGGAGCGAGGAGGTCGCGGTTGCGCTGCGGTTGACCCGCGCCGAGGCGGCCGTCCTGGTGGAGATGACCCCCAGTGCCCGCCACGTCGCCCCCGACCTGCTGCGCGCCCGCCTCGGCGCGCGGCCCGAACCGGTGGAGACGACCGCGGCCTTCCGGCTGTCGGTGTACCGGCCGGGGGAGTCGGCCCCCCGGCCCTGAGCCGACAGGGCCGAGGCGGATTCCGTTCCTTTCCGGCAGGTGCCGTCCGGCGGAAATTGGGAGAATCCCCCGGTAGTGCCGCAGGGGCGCCTGCTGTCCGCCGCGGCGTTTCCGCGGACATTCGCCGCCTCCCCGTGTCCGGCGACTCGCTCACCGGGGGCGGGACCGGCCCCGAGATGTCCGGAAGGTCGCGTAATCCGACCTTCGACGCTGTTTGGGGCTGGTGTCGGGAGCTGTTGCGCCTGCTGGCTGACTCGTCCGTTGGCTACCGGTGGGTGGCCGCCGTGGTGACGACGGTGGTGTTCTGGGCGACGACGGTGCCCGGGCTGCCGACGAGAAGGTTGCGGTGGCCGATGGCCCTCAGCCCGCCCTCTGGACGCCGCTGGTGTTCGTCCATCTCGCGGTGGCGGAGGGTGTCTCGCTGGTGGTCATGCTGCTGGCGTACGTGACGGTCCTCGCGGCGCTGGCCGTCACGGTGCTGCCGTTTCGCGGGGCGGTTGCGCGGGTGATGGAGGAGGACGCCGGAACCGGCCGTGATCCTGACCTCGCCCTGGCGTCGGGAGCCGGTCATCCGGCGGTGGGCGGGCCCCGCGCGGGACGGTCGGCGGCTCGCCCGCGAAGGCGTGTGTGAGCCGACCGGGGCGGGCCGCCCAGCGCTCACCCCCTGGATCGGTCCCACCGGACAGTGCAGCCCCGGAGCGCCGCTTTCCGAGACCGGGGTCTCGCCACACTGGGGTGTGAGTGTTCGCTTCTGCGGTAGGCACGGGGGTCTTTACGGAGAACCCGGGGAGGGGTGGGGCATTCCACCCCGGCCGTCTGGAGAGCTCTGGGGAATACCTCGGCCCTGCCGGGAGTGGCGGCGGAACCGTATCCGCCGCGGAATCCGACCGTCAAACCTCGAACAGAACATGATCTCGGAGATTTCTGGCATTCTGCACAAAAGCCTTTTTTGATCAGGTGGGGTTCGTCGTGGTGGGGTGCGGCTTTCCGAGGGCTCTCCTTCTCCTCCGCCGGGGGAAACGGTGGGAAGAAAAGTTCGCATATCGCCGTTGTGTCTCCGGGGTCACGGTTTCCCCGCCACAATGGCGGGGTGATGGCGGAAGGGCTGCGCGAGGGTTGCGACTGGATCACAAAACGCGGCGGAATCTGTACTGTCATTTAGGGTAATGGTCTCATTACTCCCAGCTTGTTCGGTTGTGCGGTAATCCGTGTCCACATGCGCGAACAGTCAAGGGGTAGGTGACCATGCGTGACCAAGGCGGGTTGACCACTCTCGCCGCGTCGATCACGGCGGCGACACTCGTTCTCACGGCCTGCGCGCCACAGCAGACAGGTGGCTCCGGTGGGGCGGGCGGCCTCGGCGACTGCGCGGAGAACCCCAACACCTGCAACAGCGGGGAACGCGCCGACGGCGGAAGCATCACCTGGATCGTCGACTCCCTGCCCGGGGCGTGGTCGACGCTGTCACCGGAGGGCGGCAGCGTCTACACCATCCAGACCCTCCACGGCATCCTGCCGCACACCGGAGTCTGGGAGCCCGACGGCGCCACGTTCACCCACAACACGGACCTGCTCGCCGAGGAGCCCCGGGTCATCAGCGAGGACCCGTTCACCTACCGGTTCACGATCCGCCCCGAGGCGGTCTGGGACGACGGCACCCCCATCAGCGCCGCCGACTTCGAGATCACCTGGAAACTGGGCACCACCAAGGCCGCCGGAGTCTGCGAGGGCTGCCAACCGCGCTCCGACGACTACGACCGGATCGCCGACGTCGAGGGCGGCGACGGCGGCTCCACCGTCACCGTCACCCTCAGGGACGGCGAGGCCGACCCCGAGTGGATGGGCAAGTTCGGCGCCGACGACATCGCCGGAGGCATCTACCCCGCCCACGTCGCCGAGGAGCAGGGCTTCGACACCAGCACCCCCGAAGGCGTGGGCGAGTACTTCCGGTGGCTCAACACCACCATGCCCACCTTCTCCGGCGGCCCCTACCGTCTCGTCGAGGGCGACCTGGAGAACCAGGTCATCAAGGAACCCAACCCCGCCTGGTACGGCGGGACCGCCCCCACCCTGGACACGGTGGTCATCCGCTTCCTCACCGACGAGAGCACCTGGATCAGCGCCCTGGACAACGGAGAGGCGCACGGCACCTCCCCCGTGGCCTTCGGGCAGGACACCGTCGAACAGGCGCGGCAGCGCCCCGGCCTCGACGTGAGCATCACCGACGGGCCCAGCTGGGAGCACGTCGACCTCAACCTGGACAACGAGTGGCTCAAGGACGTGGAACTGCGCCGGGCGATCTTCACCGCCATCGACGTCGCCGACATCGCGCAGCGCACCGTCGCCCAGCTCCACCCCGAGGTCGAACCCCGCACCAACCACGTCTTCTCCAACGGCAGCCCCTACCACACCGACGTCATCACCGCCACCGGCCAGGGCAGCGGTGACACCGAGGCCGCCCGCCGGATCCTCCTCGACGCCGGATACGCCTACGAGGGCGAGACGCTGACACTGGACGGCGAGGAGGTCGGCCCGTTCCGGCTGCGCTCCACCAGCAACACCGTGCGCGACACCTCGCTGGAGCTGATCCAGTCCTACCTGGCCGAGATCGGCATCACCGCCACCATCGAGCCCACCGACGACCTGGGCGCCACCCTGGCCGGGCAGGACTACGACATCATGCAGTACGGCTGGAGCAGCACCCCGTTCTTCGTCACCGCGCCCAGCCAGTACTGGAGCAGCACCAGCGACAGCAACTTCGGCCGCTACGCCGACGAGGAGGTCGACGAACTCGCCGACCTCACCCAGAACGCGGTCTCACTGGACGAGGCGGCCGAGTACGCCAACCGGGCGGCGCAGCTCGTCGCGGAGGACGCCTACGTCCTGCCGCTGTTCGACATGCCGGTCTACATCCTGGTGAGCGACGACTACGTCAACGTCCGCGACAACCCCTCCTCCAGCCTGCGCGGCCTCTACCAGCACCACGAGTGGGGCCTGGCGGCCCGGTGAGACCGCCCGTCCCCCGGGACGGGAGCGGGCCCGTCCACCGCCCGCGCCCCGGGGCCACGCGCCCGTAAGGACCACCCCATGCTCGTCTACACCGTCCGCCGCCTGCTGGGGACGATCCCCCTGCTGCTCGCGGCCTCGGTCCTCACCTTCCTCCTCATCGACCTGTCCGGGGACCCGCTCGCCGACCTGAGGGTGCAGCAGCCGCCCGTGCCGGCCGAGGTGATCGAAGCCGAGGAGGAGCGGCTCTACCTGGACCGCTCGCTGCCCGAACGGTACGTGCTGTGGCTGACCGGCATCGGCGGCAACGGCGACATCGGCCTGCTGCGCGGCGAGTTCGGTCCGTCGGTGCAGGGGCCCGACCACGACATCGGGCGGCTCCTCGCCGAACGGCTGGGCACCACGCTGCGCCTGGTCACCGCCGCCCTGCTGCTGGCGCTGGGCCTGGCGGTCCTCACCGGCGTCGTCAGCGCCGTACGCCAGTACTCCACCATCGACTACACCCTGACCTTCGTCGGCTTCCTCGCGCTGGCCATGCCCACCTTCTGGCTGGGCGCGCTCGTCAAGGAGGCCGGGGTGTGGGCCAACCGGCAGACCGGCTACACGCTCTTCTACACGGTCGGCGCGGCCTCCGCCGACACCCGCGGCTTCACCCCGTGGCAGACCTTCACCGACCACCTCGGCCACCTCGTCCTGCCCACCCTGACCCTGATGCTGACCGGATACGCGGCCTGGAGCCGCTACCAGCGCACCTCGATGCTGGAGGTGCTCAACAGCGACTACGTCCGCCTGGCCCGCGCCAAGGGCCTGCCCAACCGGGTGGTGCTGCGCAGGCACGCCCTGCGCACCGCCCTGATCCCGCTGACCACCGTGGCCGCGGTGGCGGTCGCCGGAACCATCGACGGCGTCATCCTCATCGAGACCGTCTTCCAGTGGCGCGGACTGGGCGACTTCTTCGTCGAGGCGATCAAACGCAACGACGCCTACGCCCTGATGGGCTGGCTGATGCTGAGCGGGACCGTCGTCATCGTCGCCAACCTCATCGCCGACCTGCTCTACGGCGTGCTCGACCCGAGGATCCGCCATGAGTGACATCCAGGCGCGCACCGGCGCCCCGACACCGCGGACCGGCCCGAAGACCGACACCTCCGGCACGGTCGAACGCGGACAACTCCACCTGGTGCTGTCACGGTTCGTGCGGCACCGCATGGCCATGACCAGTCTCGTCGTGTTCGCCCTGACCGTGCTGTTCGCGTTCGCGGGCCCCCTGCTGTGGCCCTGGGACCACACCGTGCACCGGGAGATCATGCCCAACCAGCCGCCCAGTTGGGCCCACCCCTTCGGCACCACCAACGCCGGACACGACGTGTTCGGCCAGGTGATGCGCGGCACCCAGCAGACCATCAGGGTCGCGCTCACCGTGTCGGTGCTCGCCACCGCCCTCGGCGCGGTCTGGGGCGCGGTCGCCGGCTACTACCGGGGCTGGGTCGACTCGGTGATGATGCGGACCGTCGACGTGCTCATGGTGGTCCCGCTGCTCGTCGCGGTGGCCGCGATCGGCGGCAACGTGCGCGGCGGCACCACCTGGTGGGCGGTCGCCCTGATCATCGCCCTGTTCTCCTGGACCACGATCGCGCGGGTGGTACGGGGCGTGGTGCTGTCGCTGCGGGAGCAGGAGTTCGTGGAGGCGGCGCGGGCCGCGGGCGCCTCCGACGCCCGCATCGTCCTCCGGCACCTGCTGCCCAACGCCGCGGGCCCCGTCATCGTGGCCGCGACCCTGCTCGTCGCCACCGCGATCCTGCTGGAGGCGAGCATGTCGTTCCTCGGTTTCGGCATCCAGGCGCCCGACATCTCGCTCGGGCTGATGATCAACAACGCGCGCACGGCCGCCTTCACCCGGCCGTGGCTGTTCTACCCGCCGGGACTGTTCATCGTGCTGATCTGCCTGACGATCAACTTCATCGGCGACGGCCTGCGCGACGCCCTCGACCCCCGACAGACGATGGTGCGGAGATGACCTCGACCGACCACGCCGACAACACCGCCCCCGCGGCGCGGGCCGACGTCGTCCTCGACGTCGCCGACCTGAACGTCCGCCTCCCCACCGACGACGGCGAGGTCCACGCGGTGCGCGGCGTCTCCTACCGGCTACGCCGGGGCGAGGCGCTGGGCATCGTGGGCGAGTCCGGCTCCGGCAAGTCGGTGGCCGCGCTGGCGGTCATGGGGCTGCTGCCCCGCACCGCGCGGGTGTCCGGTTCGGTCCGGGTGCTGGGCCAGCAGGTGATCGGCCTGCCCGACGCCGCGATCAGCAGGGTGCGCGGCGCGCGGATCGCGATGGTCTTCCAGGACCCGCTGACCTCGCTCAACCCGGTCTACACGATCGGCAGGCAGATCGCCGAGGCCGTCCAAGCCCACCGCGACGTGTCCAACCGCGCGGCGCGGGAGCGCGCGGTCGAACTGCTGCGGACCGTCGGCGTCCCCC is a genomic window containing:
- a CDS encoding ABC transporter permease, encoding MLVYTVRRLLGTIPLLLAASVLTFLLIDLSGDPLADLRVQQPPVPAEVIEAEEERLYLDRSLPERYVLWLTGIGGNGDIGLLRGEFGPSVQGPDHDIGRLLAERLGTTLRLVTAALLLALGLAVLTGVVSAVRQYSTIDYTLTFVGFLALAMPTFWLGALVKEAGVWANRQTGYTLFYTVGAASADTRGFTPWQTFTDHLGHLVLPTLTLMLTGYAAWSRYQRTSMLEVLNSDYVRLARAKGLPNRVVLRRHALRTALIPLTTVAAVAVAGTIDGVILIETVFQWRGLGDFFVEAIKRNDAYALMGWLMLSGTVVIVANLIADLLYGVLDPRIRHE
- the treY gene encoding malto-oligosyltrehalose synthase, yielding MSAHIRPAATYRLQLRPGFTFDDAADVTDYLARLGVDAVYASPMLAAAPGSTHGYDVVDPTRASPALGGERGRTALAERLREQHLRLVLDIVPNHMSVADPAANPWWWDVLRHGRDSRYARCFDIDWSSGPILVPVLADDGDDGAAALGELTVADGCLTYYEHRFPLAEGTYGAGDNPLEVMERQHYRLVAWRRQDAELNYRRFFDVATLAAVRVEDPAVLEATHGEVLRWVANGDVHGLRVDHPDGLSDPGGYLRRLRDRCDGWIVVEKILAPGEDLPASWPVDGTTGYDALREVCGVFVDPAGEEPLTAFAAAAGVPTDFERVETECRRSVATTTLAAEVRRITALLRGVDVGRAREAVAELLTAFDVYRSYLPEGEDVWVRAVDRAAQRRPDLAEVLEHIDAEARADVRGELARRIQQTSGMVVAKGTEDTALYRFTRFVALNEVGGAPERFGVPVADFHAAAEHREAVWPHTMTALSTHDTKRSEDVRARLAVLSEIPDEFTAAVRDWTARAGLGEPTLNLLAWQTLVGAWPIGADRLRGYLLKAAREAKLRTSWVAPDAGFEREIDDWAERVLTEPDLAGGIAAFVDRVRGPGWSNALGQKLVHLLSPGVPDVYQGTELWDRSLVDPDNRRPVDYGERRRLLERLESGWHPPVDDTGAVKLHVVRQALLARRRRDLAGYRPLRAVGPAADHCLAFARGSARDVVAVATRLPVGLRRAGGWRETALPLPWGRGDWVDVLTDRPVPPSGGGGLTVAGLASLLDRYPVALLVRRD
- a CDS encoding ABC transporter permease, yielding MSDIQARTGAPTPRTGPKTDTSGTVERGQLHLVLSRFVRHRMAMTSLVVFALTVLFAFAGPLLWPWDHTVHREIMPNQPPSWAHPFGTTNAGHDVFGQVMRGTQQTIRVALTVSVLATALGAVWGAVAGYYRGWVDSVMMRTVDVLMVVPLLVAVAAIGGNVRGGTTWWAVALIIALFSWTTIARVVRGVVLSLREQEFVEAARAAGASDARIVLRHLLPNAAGPVIVAATLLVATAILLEASMSFLGFGIQAPDISLGLMINNARTAAFTRPWLFYPPGLFIVLICLTINFIGDGLRDALDPRQTMVRR
- a CDS encoding putative RNA methyltransferase, translated to MSDRERLRMPGAVVEALVCPHCGGGLRPVGGALGCALGHSFDAARQGYVNLTVGRPPTAGDDREMVRARGEFFGAGHYAPLTARLVETARASWTGGLVVDAGAGTGHHLAAVLDALPGAYGLAVDVSRYALRRAARAHPRAGAVGCDVWRGLPLGTGTVGLLLNVFAPRNGPEFARVLRPGGALLVVTPAPSHLAELRRDLGLIAVDPRKEERLAAKLQTRFTLERSEEVAVALRLTRAEAAVLVEMTPSARHVAPDLLRARLGARPEPVETTAAFRLSVYRPGESAPRP
- a CDS encoding ABC transporter family substrate-binding protein; this translates as MRDQGGLTTLAASITAATLVLTACAPQQTGGSGGAGGLGDCAENPNTCNSGERADGGSITWIVDSLPGAWSTLSPEGGSVYTIQTLHGILPHTGVWEPDGATFTHNTDLLAEEPRVISEDPFTYRFTIRPEAVWDDGTPISAADFEITWKLGTTKAAGVCEGCQPRSDDYDRIADVEGGDGGSTVTVTLRDGEADPEWMGKFGADDIAGGIYPAHVAEEQGFDTSTPEGVGEYFRWLNTTMPTFSGGPYRLVEGDLENQVIKEPNPAWYGGTAPTLDTVVIRFLTDESTWISALDNGEAHGTSPVAFGQDTVEQARQRPGLDVSITDGPSWEHVDLNLDNEWLKDVELRRAIFTAIDVADIAQRTVAQLHPEVEPRTNHVFSNGSPYHTDVITATGQGSGDTEAARRILLDAGYAYEGETLTLDGEEVGPFRLRSTSNTVRDTSLELIQSYLAEIGITATIEPTDDLGATLAGQDYDIMQYGWSSTPFFVTAPSQYWSSTSDSNFGRYADEEVDELADLTQNAVSLDEAAEYANRAAQLVAEDAYVLPLFDMPVYILVSDDYVNVRDNPSSSLRGLYQHHEWGLAAR